In Pelmatolapia mariae isolate MD_Pm_ZW linkage group LG2, Pm_UMD_F_2, whole genome shotgun sequence, one DNA window encodes the following:
- the LOC134633928 gene encoding uncharacterized protein LOC134633928: MFESNQYHVFFFVCLFVCFLALTQENEGPFQSSITVAKLGDNVTLTCSIPRDDVGLSYWYKLNFGYMIETIASGSFDKISLKGQFTNSRFSATKVGSMYSLTIRNASKEDEATYLCQGGTAYIMEFFNSTLLVVNDTKTLQKSVTVKQTSDVESIHLGDTMTLQCSLFSENDTDQCPGEDKVHWFKGASESHPGIIYHGSLRNKEDRRCDYSLSKTITNSSDAGMYYCAVVTCGQILFGEGTVVEIEMGQNPFQAL; the protein is encoded by the exons ATGTTCGAGTCTAACCAataccatgtttttttttttgtttgtttgtttgtttgttttttagctttGACCCAAGAGAATGAGGGTCCTTTCCAGAGCTCTATAACTGTGGCTAAACTTGGAGATAATGTGACTCTGACATGTAGTATCCCTAGGGATGATGTTGGGTTGTCTTACTGGTATAAGCTGAATTTTGGATACATGATTGAAACAATTGCCTCAGGAAGTTTTGACAAAATATCACTTAAGGGACAATTTACCAACTCAAGATTCAGTGCCACAAAAGTGGGTAGTATGTATTCTCTTACCATAAGAAATGCAAGCAAAGAAGATGAAGCAACATACTTATGCCAAGGAGGAACGGCATACATAATGGAATTTTTTAATAGCACGCTTTTAGTAGTGAATG ATACAAAAACGCTGCAGAAATCTGTCACCGTGAAACAAACTTCAGATGTGGAGTCAATACATTTGGGAGATACAATGACTCTGCAGTGTTCActtttctctgaaaatgacACAGATCAGTGTCCAGGTGAAGACAAAGTGCACTGGTTTAAAGGTGCATCAGAATCCCATCCAGGCATCATTTACCACGGCAGTCTCAGAAATAAAGAGGACAGGAGATGTGACTACAGTCTGTCCAAAACTATAACAAACTCATCTGATGCTGGGATGTACTACTGTGCTGTGGTCACATGTGGACAGATCCTGTTTGGTGAAGGAACTGTGGTGGAGATAg AGATGGGCCAGAATCCCTTCCAGGCACTATGA